In Rhodothermia bacterium, the following are encoded in one genomic region:
- a CDS encoding ABC transporter ATP-binding protein gives MIVVENLTKRFDGKIVLNNVSLEIHEGETFAIIGRSGSGKSVLMKHVIGLMKPDEGRVWIDDVDINKVSYKELRNVRQKFGVLFQGGALFDSMNAFDNVAFPLRMFTRMREAEIEDRVNECLSVVSLPDAGKKRISELSGGMQKRVACARAIALKPKYVFYDEPNSGLDPLTSGTINDLIATLSKKERVTGIVVTHDMHSVLKIADRAAFIHQGNLHWLGTVEDLHRSTDATLLAFVKASEYKIGH, from the coding sequence ATGATTGTTGTAGAAAACCTTACCAAGCGCTTCGACGGTAAAATCGTCCTAAACAATGTATCATTGGAAATCCACGAGGGTGAAACATTCGCCATAATCGGGCGCTCGGGATCGGGCAAAAGCGTTTTGATGAAGCACGTCATTGGCCTGATGAAACCGGACGAAGGCCGTGTATGGATTGACGATGTGGACATCAACAAGGTGTCTTACAAAGAATTACGTAATGTACGCCAAAAATTTGGTGTATTGTTCCAAGGTGGTGCTTTGTTCGACTCCATGAATGCATTCGATAATGTGGCGTTCCCGTTGCGCATGTTTACCCGAATGAGAGAAGCCGAGATAGAAGACCGCGTCAACGAGTGCCTCTCGGTGGTTTCACTGCCAGATGCTGGTAAAAAGCGCATTTCCGAGCTTTCCGGCGGGATGCAGAAGCGCGTTGCTTGCGCAAGAGCCATCGCCCTAAAACCAAAATATGTCTTCTATGACGAACCCAACTCCGGTTTAGACCCTTTAACCTCTGGCACCATCAACGATTTGATTGCCACTTTATCTAAAAAGGAACGTGTGACTGGAATTGTTGTAACACATGATATGCACTCCGTCCTCAAAATTGCAGACCGCGCAGCCTTTATTCACCAAGGAAACCTGCATTGGCTCGGAACAGTAGAAGACCTGCACCGGA